In a genomic window of Pelotomaculum thermopropionicum SI:
- the RplQ gene encoding ribosomal protein L17, whose product MGYQKLGVNTGHRKAMLRNLVTALFRDERINTTEARAREVRSIAEKLVTDAKQGDLAARRRALAYIYEEDVVRKLFDNIAPKYAGRQGGYTRIVKAGCRRGDAAGMVILELV is encoded by the coding sequence TTGGGCTACCAGAAATTAGGCGTAAACACCGGCCACCGCAAGGCCATGCTGCGCAACCTGGTCACCGCCCTGTTCCGTGACGAGCGGATAAACACTACCGAAGCCAGGGCCAGGGAAGTCAGGAGCATTGCCGAAAAACTGGTCACCGACGCCAAGCAGGGCGACCTTGCGGCCCGGCGGCGGGCTCTGGCATACATTTACGAAGAAGACGTGGTGCGCAAGCTTTTCGATAACATAGCCCCGAAGTACGCCGGCCGGCAGGGCGGTTACACCCGCATCGTCAAGGCGGGCTGCCGCCGGGGCGACGCCGCCGGAATGGTCATTTTAGAGTTGGTGTAA
- the RplM gene encoding ribosomal protein L13 translates to MKTFMAKPQDIKNRKWYVLDAEGKVLGRLAAEAARILRGKHKPDFTPHVDTGDHVIVINAEKVVLTGKKLRDKKYIRHSGYPGGLKVMNYEKLMKTRPELAVEKAIVGMLPHNRLGSRMAKKLKVYRGPEHPHQAQKPEPWQAL, encoded by the coding sequence ATGAAGACCTTTATGGCTAAGCCTCAGGATATAAAAAACCGCAAGTGGTACGTCCTGGACGCTGAGGGCAAGGTTCTCGGCCGGCTGGCTGCCGAGGCGGCCCGGATCCTGCGGGGGAAACACAAACCCGATTTCACCCCGCACGTGGACACAGGCGACCACGTGATCGTCATCAACGCCGAAAAAGTGGTGCTGACCGGGAAGAAACTGCGGGACAAAAAATACATCAGGCACTCCGGTTACCCCGGCGGCCTGAAGGTAATGAACTACGAAAAGTTAATGAAAACAAGGCCCGAGCTGGCCGTGGAGAAGGCCATCGTGGGCATGCTGCCCCACAACCGTCTGGGCAGCAGGATGGCCAAAAAGCTGAAAGTGTACAGAGGCCCGGAGCACCCTCACCAGGCTCAAAAGCCCGAGCCCTGGCAGGCGCTGTAG
- a CDS encoding predicted nucleotidyltransferases: MENYSGTVNKMKGIPFLPFLAEYFSKKPEVIAAYIFGSYAEGVNRPDSDVDIAVLLVHLPADTLKYRLDVMDDTRKLAGRNTEVIVLNEAPRLLQFQVIQKGKVIYEKDADKRALFEMSAAGRYYDYKRYFDYHARQLVERIKGGGLGAR; this comes from the coding sequence ATGGAAAATTATAGCGGCACGGTGAACAAAATGAAGGGCATACCATTTCTGCCTTTTCTGGCAGAATATTTCTCAAAAAAGCCAGAGGTTATAGCGGCCTATATTTTTGGCTCCTACGCGGAAGGCGTGAACAGGCCTGACAGCGATGTGGATATAGCCGTTTTATTAGTGCACCTGCCTGCCGACACTTTAAAATACCGCCTGGACGTGATGGACGATACGCGCAAGCTTGCAGGGCGGAACACTGAGGTAATAGTTCTTAATGAAGCCCCCCGGTTGCTGCAGTTCCAGGTGATCCAGAAGGGCAAAGTCATCTATGAAAAAGACGCAGACAAAAGGGCCCTTTTCGAAATGAGCGCAGCCGGCCGGTACTACGACTACAAAAGGTATTTTGACTACCATGCCAGGCAGCTTGTAGAAAGAATAAAAGGAGGCGGGCTGGGTGCTAGATAA
- the CbiO gene encoding ABC-type cobalt transport system, ATPase component encodes MFIQPVIKTENLTHVYSPGTPFQVVSLDGISLEIAGGEFVAVIGATGSGKSTLVQHFNGTLAPTAGKVWVCGADLSEKKARREIWRKVGLVFQQPEQQIFEETVFAEVAFGLKNLGLGRDEARQRAAEALRLAGLDPEAVGGLSPFSLSDGMKRRVAVASVLAMRPQVLILDEPTAGLDPRGRRELMDRIEEFRSRQGATVVLVTHDMEEAARRAGRVIVLHRGRLAMDGPPRRVFGQVRELRGLGLDVPFPARLMHELKAAGRQVRTDVLTEDEAEEEIAGLLSR; translated from the coding sequence ATGTTCATACAGCCGGTAATTAAAACGGAAAACCTCACCCACGTTTACTCCCCCGGTACTCCATTCCAGGTTGTCTCCCTGGACGGCATTTCCCTGGAAATTGCCGGGGGCGAGTTCGTTGCAGTGATCGGGGCCACGGGCTCCGGGAAGTCCACCCTGGTCCAGCACTTCAACGGCACCCTGGCTCCCACCGCGGGAAAGGTGTGGGTCTGCGGCGCCGACCTTTCCGAAAAGAAGGCCCGCCGGGAAATATGGCGCAAGGTAGGGCTGGTTTTCCAGCAGCCCGAGCAGCAGATTTTCGAAGAAACGGTTTTCGCGGAAGTGGCCTTCGGCCTGAAAAACCTGGGACTGGGCCGGGACGAGGCCCGGCAGCGGGCGGCGGAGGCGCTGCGCCTGGCCGGCCTGGACCCGGAGGCGGTGGGCGGGCTGTCCCCCTTTTCCCTGAGCGACGGCATGAAGAGGAGGGTGGCCGTTGCGAGCGTGCTGGCCATGAGGCCGCAGGTGCTGATCCTGGACGAGCCCACGGCCGGCCTGGACCCGCGGGGCAGGCGGGAGCTGATGGACCGCATCGAAGAGTTCCGGAGCAGGCAGGGCGCCACGGTGGTGCTGGTGACCCACGACATGGAGGAAGCGGCCCGCCGGGCCGGGCGGGTAATCGTGCTGCACCGGGGGCGCCTGGCCATGGACGGGCCGCCGCGCCGGGTTTTCGGGCAGGTCCGGGAACTGCGCGGGTTGGGCCTCGACGTGCCCTTTCCGGCCCGCCTCATGCACGAGCTGAAGGCCGCCGGCAGGCAGGTGCGGACCGACGTGCTGACCGAGGACGAGGCGGAAGAGGAAATTGCCGGGCTTTTAAGCAGGTGA
- the RpsD gene encoding ribosomal protein S4 and related proteins, with translation MARYTGSVCRLCRREGLKLYLKGDRCYTPKCAIDRRSYAPGQHGQGRKKVSEYGLQLREKQKARRIYGILESQFRRYFEKAERQPGITGENLLRLLERRLDNVIYRLGLGASRNEARQLVRHGHFTVNGRRVNIPSYLVKPGDVIAVRDQSKESPRIKELLERAADRTPPAWLEYEADQARARVAALPARDQIDAPVQEHLIVELYSR, from the coding sequence TTGGCAAGATACACAGGATCGGTTTGCCGGCTCTGCCGCCGGGAGGGACTGAAGCTTTACCTGAAAGGCGACAGGTGCTACACCCCCAAGTGCGCCATAGACCGCAGGTCTTACGCGCCGGGGCAGCACGGCCAGGGCCGGAAGAAGGTTTCCGAGTACGGCCTGCAGCTTCGCGAGAAGCAGAAGGCCCGCCGGATTTACGGCATTTTGGAAAGCCAGTTCCGCAGGTACTTTGAAAAGGCCGAAAGGCAGCCCGGCATCACCGGTGAAAACCTGCTTAGGCTTCTGGAGAGGCGCCTGGACAACGTTATTTACCGCCTGGGCCTGGGGGCTTCCCGGAACGAAGCCAGGCAGTTGGTCCGGCACGGCCACTTTACCGTAAACGGCCGGAGGGTTAACATCCCCTCTTACCTGGTCAAGCCCGGCGATGTCATTGCCGTGAGGGACCAGAGCAAGGAATCGCCCAGGATTAAGGAACTGCTGGAGAGGGCGGCCGACCGCACCCCCCCGGCGTGGCTTGAATACGAGGCCGACCAGGCCAGGGCGCGAGTTGCAGCCCTGCCGGCGCGGGATCAAATCGACGCTCCCGTCCAGGAGCACCTGATTGTCGAGCTGTACTCCAGGTAG
- the CbiQ gene encoding ABC-type cobalt transport system, permease component CbiQ and related transporters, translating to MFGGVTFGQFIPKDSLLHRLDPRAKTACLLAAVLSVLAASGWPGMAAVLGLTMAAAALSGLKARFFLGTLRSLRVLLAVAFLAQALLTPGEALFGLGPLKVTREGLAAGADIFLRLSLLILLASLLTYTTSPIRLAAGLESLLSPFRRVGLPAHELAMMMTIAMRFVPTLLQEAEVIIKAQRSRGAGFAARSGPAGWAAGMLPLFVPLFAGALRRAEDLAVAMEARCYRGGANRTRMMELKLSRADFAALAVSLTVLAAVIYLR from the coding sequence ATGTTCGGCGGCGTAACGTTCGGCCAGTTCATACCCAAAGACTCGCTGCTGCACCGGCTGGACCCGCGGGCTAAAACGGCATGCCTGCTGGCCGCCGTCTTGTCCGTGCTGGCGGCCTCCGGGTGGCCGGGCATGGCTGCGGTTTTGGGCCTTACCATGGCCGCCGCCGCCCTGTCAGGGCTGAAAGCCCGGTTTTTCCTGGGCACCCTGCGCTCCCTGCGGGTGCTGCTGGCCGTTGCCTTTCTGGCCCAGGCCCTCCTGACCCCCGGCGAGGCCCTGTTCGGGCTGGGGCCGCTGAAAGTTACACGGGAAGGGCTGGCGGCGGGGGCCGATATATTTTTGCGCCTGTCCCTGCTGATCCTGCTGGCTTCCCTTCTTACATACACCACTTCCCCCATCAGGCTGGCCGCCGGCCTGGAAAGCCTGCTGTCGCCCTTTCGCCGGGTGGGACTGCCGGCCCACGAGCTGGCCATGATGATGACCATAGCCATGCGCTTCGTGCCCACCCTGCTGCAGGAGGCCGAGGTAATCATAAAGGCGCAGCGCTCTCGCGGGGCCGGTTTTGCCGCCCGGAGCGGGCCGGCCGGATGGGCGGCGGGCATGCTGCCGCTGTTCGTCCCGCTGTTTGCGGGAGCCCTGCGCCGCGCCGAGGACCTGGCCGTCGCCATGGAGGCGCGCTGTTACCGGGGCGGCGCCAACCGGACCAGGATGATGGAGCTGAAGCTCTCCCGGGCGGACTTTGCGGCCCTGGCGGTGTCCCTGACCGTGCTGGCGGCGGTCATTTACCTGAGGTAG
- the RpsI gene encoding ribosomal protein S9: protein MAKVMFYGTGRRKNAIARVFAMPGEGRIIINNRPLSEYFGRKTLETIVRQPLDLTGTASRFDIMAKVQGGGISGQAGAIKLGIARALIQADPNLRPVLKKAGFLTRDPRMKERRKYGLKKARRAPQYSKR, encoded by the coding sequence TTGGCTAAGGTAATGTTTTACGGCACCGGCCGCAGGAAGAACGCCATTGCCCGGGTATTTGCAATGCCAGGCGAAGGCAGGATTATCATCAATAACAGGCCCTTGAGCGAATACTTCGGCCGCAAGACGCTGGAGACGATTGTGCGCCAGCCCCTGGACCTGACCGGGACCGCCTCCCGCTTCGACATCATGGCCAAAGTCCAGGGCGGCGGCATAAGCGGCCAGGCGGGAGCAATCAAGCTGGGTATTGCCCGCGCTTTAATTCAGGCCGATCCCAACCTTCGCCCCGTTTTAAAGAAGGCGGGTTTTCTGACCAGGGACCCGCGCATGAAAGAGCGCAGGAAGTACGGCCTGAAAAAGGCCCGCCGCGCCCCGCAATACTCCAAGCGTTAA
- the RpoA gene encoding DNA-directed RNA polymerase, alpha subunit/40 kD subunit, with protein MLEIEKPKIEIVEMSDDNTYGKFVVEPLERGYGITLGNSLRRILLSSLPGAAVTSVKIDGVLHEFSTIPGVVEDVTDIILNLKNLCLKIYGDEEKVLRVEASTEGVVKAKDIIHDADVEIMNPDLTIATLAENARLYMEITVAKGRGYVSAERNKKGDHIIGVIPVDSVFTPVRKVNYTVENTRVGQITDYDKLTLEVWTDGSIRPDEATSLSAKILSEHLRLFIGLTETVSDVEIMVEKEEEHKDRVLEMTIEELDLSVRSYNCLKRAGINTVEELIQRNEEDMMKVRNLGKKSLEEVINKLHELGLSLRKDDD; from the coding sequence ATGCTTGAAATTGAAAAACCGAAAATTGAAATCGTCGAAATGAGCGACGACAATACCTACGGGAAGTTTGTGGTGGAACCCCTGGAAAGGGGCTACGGGATCACCCTGGGCAATTCGTTGCGGCGTATCCTGCTTTCATCCCTGCCCGGTGCCGCCGTAACCTCGGTCAAGATTGACGGCGTTTTGCACGAGTTTTCAACCATACCGGGGGTTGTGGAGGACGTCACCGACATCATCCTCAACCTTAAAAACCTGTGCCTGAAAATTTACGGCGACGAAGAGAAGGTTTTGCGGGTTGAGGCCAGCACCGAGGGCGTGGTCAAGGCCAAAGACATCATTCACGACGCCGACGTGGAGATCATGAACCCGGACCTGACCATTGCCACCCTGGCCGAAAACGCCAGGCTCTACATGGAAATTACGGTGGCCAAGGGGCGGGGGTACGTTTCCGCGGAGCGCAACAAAAAAGGCGACCACATCATCGGGGTTATTCCTGTCGATTCCGTTTTCACTCCGGTGCGTAAAGTTAACTATACTGTGGAGAACACCCGGGTAGGCCAGATTACCGACTACGACAAGCTGACCCTGGAAGTGTGGACCGACGGAAGCATCAGGCCCGACGAAGCCACCAGCCTTTCCGCCAAAATTTTAAGCGAGCACCTGCGCCTCTTTATCGGCCTGACAGAAACGGTTAGCGACGTCGAGATCATGGTGGAGAAAGAAGAGGAGCACAAGGACCGGGTTTTAGAGATGACCATCGAGGAACTCGACCTTTCCGTGCGCTCGTACAACTGCCTGAAGCGGGCCGGCATCAACACGGTGGAAGAGCTGATCCAGCGCAACGAGGAAGACATGATGAAAGTAAGGAACCTGGGGAAGAAGTCCCTGGAAGAGGTAATAAACAAGCTGCATGAACTGGGCTTGTCGCTGAGGAAGGACGACGATTAA
- the CbiO gene encoding ABC-type cobalt transport system, ATPase component, translated as MIEVEDLTCIYNLGRPGERQALCGVSLTVQKGEFLAVVGPNGSGKSTLAKHFNALLRPTAGRVAVGGLDTRQAENLWEIRRMVGMVFQNPDNQIVSSVVEEDVAFGPENLGLPPREVRDRVEEALNLTGLAGYRKHAPHLLSGGQKQRLAIAGVLAMRPSCLVLDEPGAMLDPAGRRELIDTLCRLNRDEGVTVVLVTHFMEEAARADRIIVMSGGRVVLEGTAPKVFAKAELLEELGLEIPGAARIARGLRKRGFLVPDGILAARDLVSYVCSYSR; from the coding sequence ATGATAGAGGTTGAGGATCTCACCTGCATTTACAACCTCGGCAGGCCGGGCGAGCGCCAGGCCCTGTGCGGGGTGAGCCTGACCGTGCAGAAGGGCGAGTTCCTGGCCGTGGTGGGGCCCAACGGATCGGGCAAGTCCACCCTGGCCAAGCACTTCAACGCCCTCCTCCGGCCCACGGCCGGGCGGGTGGCGGTGGGCGGCCTGGACACCAGGCAGGCCGAAAACCTGTGGGAAATACGCCGCATGGTCGGGATGGTCTTTCAAAACCCGGACAACCAGATCGTCAGCTCCGTGGTTGAGGAAGACGTGGCCTTCGGCCCGGAAAACCTGGGGCTTCCTCCCCGGGAGGTGCGGGATCGGGTGGAAGAGGCATTAAACCTTACCGGGCTGGCCGGTTACCGGAAGCACGCCCCCCACCTCCTTTCAGGCGGGCAAAAGCAGCGGCTGGCCATTGCCGGAGTACTGGCCATGCGCCCTTCCTGCCTGGTTCTGGACGAGCCCGGGGCCATGCTGGACCCGGCCGGGCGGCGGGAGCTCATCGACACCCTTTGCAGGCTGAACCGCGACGAAGGGGTAACCGTTGTTCTGGTGACCCACTTTATGGAAGAAGCGGCCCGTGCAGACAGGATCATAGTAATGTCCGGCGGCAGGGTGGTTCTTGAGGGAACCGCCCCAAAAGTATTTGCAAAAGCCGAACTGCTGGAAGAGCTGGGCCTGGAAATTCCGGGCGCCGCCAGAATTGCCCGCGGCTTAAGAAAGCGGGGTTTTTTGGTTCCAGACGGCATCCTTGCGGCGCGTGATCTGGTGTCATACGTATGTTCATACAGCCGGTAA
- the TruA gene encoding pseudouridylate synthase, with the protein MSLANDLRSAGVKILRIIKPDPEAAMRNIKVTIAYDGTNYYGFQEQRGTKFRTVQEVIEERLSRLAGEQIRVIGAGRTDAGVHARGQVINFNPGNWPIPPERVAYALNSLLPRDIAALESVEVPPSFHARFSAVAKTYRYTIYNARVHSPFLRLYSYHVPRRLDVEAMQAGAALLIGRHDFSAFRALGTPVKSTVRTMLEACVSREGDLVYIDLKADGFLYHMARMIAGTLIRVGLGKIPPGEVAAILKSRDSLRGGPTAPARGLCLEKIEYT; encoded by the coding sequence TTGTCCTTAGCGAACGACTTGCGAAGCGCCGGAGTAAAAATTTTAAGAATCATTAAGCCTGACCCGGAGGCGGCAATGCGCAACATCAAGGTTACCATAGCCTATGACGGCACCAACTACTACGGCTTCCAGGAGCAGCGCGGGACGAAGTTCCGCACCGTCCAGGAGGTCATTGAAGAAAGGCTGTCCAGGCTGGCAGGCGAGCAGATTAGGGTGATCGGCGCGGGAAGAACCGACGCCGGGGTGCACGCCCGCGGCCAGGTGATAAACTTCAACCCCGGCAACTGGCCCATTCCTCCCGAAAGAGTGGCCTATGCCCTGAACAGCCTGCTGCCGCGCGACATTGCGGCGCTGGAGTCGGTGGAGGTCCCGCCCTCCTTTCACGCCCGCTTTTCCGCGGTGGCCAAAACATATCGCTACACCATATACAACGCAAGAGTCCACTCGCCTTTCTTGCGGCTGTACAGCTACCACGTTCCCCGGCGGCTCGACGTGGAGGCCATGCAAGCCGGCGCCGCCCTGCTGATCGGCCGCCACGACTTCAGCGCCTTCCGGGCGCTGGGCACGCCGGTTAAAAGCACGGTGCGTACCATGCTGGAGGCTTGCGTGAGCAGGGAAGGTGACCTGGTTTACATAGATTTGAAGGCAGACGGCTTTCTTTACCACATGGCGCGGATGATAGCCGGCACGCTGATCCGGGTGGGCCTGGGGAAGATTCCCCCCGGCGAAGTCGCCGCCATCCTGAAAAGCCGCGACAGCTTAAGAGGCGGCCCCACCGCGCCGGCGCGGGGCCTGTGCCTGGAAAAGATAGAGTACACTTGA